A portion of the Rhodopseudomonas sp. BAL398 genome contains these proteins:
- a CDS encoding NAD(P)-dependent alcohol dehydrogenase: MSKMKAAVFVEPGRIVLDDKPIPDIGPLDALVKITTTTICGTDIHILKGEYPVARGLTIGHEPVGVIEKLGSAVQGYQEGQRVIAGAITPSGHSNACLCGCLSQDGAGTKHGFKALGGWKFGNTIDGCQAEYVLVPDAMANLAPVPDGLTDEQVLMCPDIMSTGFGGAESGKIRIGDAVAIFAQGPIGLCATAGAKLSGATTIITVDGLPERMAVSRQLGADHCVNFNTADPVDEIMRLTDGRGVDVAIEALGTQATFEAALRVLRPGGRLSSLGVYSSDLSIPLGPFGAGLADTTIVTTLCPGGKERMRRLMTVIDSGRIDLTPLVTHRFKLDDIEAAYDLFGHQRDGVLKIAITP; the protein is encoded by the coding sequence ATGAGCAAGATGAAAGCCGCGGTCTTTGTCGAGCCTGGCCGGATCGTGTTGGACGACAAGCCGATCCCGGATATCGGTCCGCTCGACGCGCTGGTGAAGATCACCACCACGACGATCTGCGGCACCGACATCCATATCCTGAAGGGCGAATATCCGGTCGCGCGTGGCCTGACCATCGGCCACGAACCGGTCGGCGTGATCGAGAAGCTCGGCTCCGCCGTGCAGGGCTATCAGGAAGGTCAACGGGTGATCGCCGGCGCGATCACGCCGAGCGGCCACAGCAATGCCTGCCTGTGCGGTTGTCTCAGCCAGGACGGCGCCGGCACCAAACACGGCTTCAAGGCGCTGGGCGGCTGGAAATTCGGCAATACGATCGACGGCTGCCAGGCCGAGTATGTGCTGGTGCCGGACGCGATGGCCAATCTGGCGCCGGTGCCCGATGGCCTCACCGACGAGCAGGTGCTGATGTGTCCGGACATCATGTCGACCGGATTTGGCGGCGCCGAAAGCGGCAAGATCCGGATCGGCGACGCCGTGGCGATTTTCGCACAGGGCCCGATCGGGCTGTGCGCCACCGCCGGCGCCAAACTATCCGGCGCCACCACCATCATCACCGTCGACGGGTTGCCGGAACGGATGGCGGTGTCGCGCCAGCTCGGCGCCGATCATTGCGTGAACTTCAACACCGCCGATCCGGTCGACGAAATCATGCGGCTGACCGATGGCCGCGGCGTCGACGTCGCGATCGAGGCGCTGGGCACGCAAGCGACGTTCGAGGCGGCGCTGCGGGTGCTGCGGCCGGGCGGGCGGTTGTCCAGCCTCGGGGTCTATTCGTCGGATCTGTCGATTCCGCTCGGGCCGTTCGGCGCCGGTCTGGCCGATACCACGATCGTCACCACGCTGTGCCCCGGCGGCAAGGAGCGGATGCGGCGGCTGATGACGGTGATCGATTCCGGCCGGATCGACCTCACCCCGCTGGTGACGCATCGCTTCAAGCTCGACGACATCGAGGCGGCCTATGATCTGTTCGGCCACCAGCGCGACGGCGTGCTGAAAATCGCGATCACGCCGTAG
- a CDS encoding 1-phosphofructokinase family hexose kinase, which produces MPHIVTVTPSPAIDASSSVEQLAPFSKLRCGPLIRHPGGGGINVARVIRRLGGDVLAIYPTGGMTGDLLHDLIRREGIQSLEIPIAAETRENFTVFEISTRRQFRFVVPGAELTEAEWTQLIPAASARPAPAFIIASGSLPPGVPHDFFAQLARAGKAQGSKVIVDSSGVPLTAALDQGVYLIKPSLSEFQHLTGVTSDDQGALIAAGRDLIDQGRVEMVALSMGPNGALLITRDYALRAEALPIAAESVVGAGDSFLGALIWSLTCRDDLETALRYGIAAGSAALLNPGTELSRLDDVQRFFAQTSVRRIG; this is translated from the coding sequence TTGCCCCATATCGTTACCGTTACGCCGAGTCCGGCGATCGACGCCTCGAGCTCGGTGGAGCAGCTGGCGCCATTCTCCAAGCTGCGCTGCGGGCCACTGATCCGCCATCCGGGCGGCGGCGGTATCAATGTGGCGCGGGTGATCCGGCGGCTCGGCGGCGACGTGCTGGCGATCTATCCGACCGGCGGGATGACCGGCGATCTGCTGCATGATCTGATCCGGCGCGAAGGCATTCAGAGCCTGGAGATTCCGATCGCGGCCGAGACCCGCGAGAATTTCACGGTGTTTGAGATCAGCACAAGGCGGCAATTCCGCTTCGTGGTGCCCGGCGCCGAATTGACCGAAGCGGAATGGACCCAGCTGATCCCGGCGGCCTCGGCGCGGCCGGCGCCCGCCTTCATCATCGCCAGCGGCAGCCTGCCGCCCGGTGTGCCGCATGATTTCTTCGCGCAGCTGGCGCGCGCCGGCAAAGCGCAGGGCAGCAAGGTCATCGTCGACAGTTCGGGCGTGCCGCTGACCGCCGCGCTCGACCAAGGGGTCTATCTGATCAAGCCCAGCCTGAGCGAATTCCAGCATCTGACCGGGGTGACATCGGATGATCAAGGCGCGCTGATCGCGGCGGGGCGCGATCTGATCGACCAGGGCCGTGTCGAGATGGTGGCGCTCAGCATGGGGCCGAACGGCGCGCTGCTGATCACGCGCGACTATGCGTTGCGCGCCGAAGCCCTGCCGATCGCCGCCGAAAGCGTGGTCGGCGCCGGCGACAGCTTTCTCGGCGCGCTGATCTGGAGCCTGACATGCCGCGACGATCTCGAAACCGCGCTGCGCTATGGCATCGCGGCGGGCTCGGCGGCGCTGCTCAATCCCGGTACCGAATTGTCACGGCTCGATGATGTCCAGCGATTCTTCGCGCAGACCAGCGTGCGGCGGATCGGTTAG
- the polA gene encoding DNA polymerase I, which yields MPAAAQPPADNPAENPAKIPGKIPGKGDHVFLVDGSSYIFRAYHALPPLNRKSDGLQVNAVLGFCNMLWKLLRDMPPDDRPTHLAIIFDKSEVTFRNKLYPQYKAHRPPAPEDLIPQFALIREAVRAFDLPCIEQGGFEADDLIATYVRDACARGATATIVSSDKDLMQLVTDCVTMYDTMKDRRIGIAEVIEKFGVPPDKVVEVQALIGDSVDNVPGVPGVGPKAASTLIGELGSLDRILSAEGEPEKIEDELKASLTSLEDRIAALAGEKVKPSSAAQVGKILEQKFGQTDLARDKKGNATADTETIERLANGGNEFCALILRARNLSRVIGGTVAKIVANKDLAAMSRQLVLLDDKVALDVPLDDLAVHEPDARKLIAFLKAMEFSTLTRRVAEYSQIDPSDVTADATTSSGGDLSSPSPLAGEGRGGGSQQRSDSELPPSPTLPRKGGGSAQTSPHAELTPQALAAARAEEARQTPVDRSKYQVVRTRDELNGWIGRIHDTGHFAFEAKASSIDPMQADLVGLALALGPNEACYLPLGHRQSGDGSGLFAAGLAPDQIRASDALEALKPLLQSPGLLKIGFNIKFSAVLLAQHGISIENADDIQLMSYALDAGRNSHGLEQLAESRLGHKMLSFAEVIGSGKAKVGYDQVTIERATEYAGETADVLLRLWRALKPRLPAERMTTVYETLERPLIGVLARMERRGISIDRAVLAKLSADFAQTAARIEAEIREIAGEDINIGSPKQLGDILFGKMGLPGGSKTKTGAWSTSAQVLDELAEQGHDFPRKILDWRQVSKLRSTYTDALPNYVHPQTQRVHTTYALAATTTGRLSSNEPNLQNIPVRTEDGRKIRRAFVATPGHKLVSADYSQIELRLLSEVAEVPALRTAFQEGIDIHAMTASEMFGVPVKDMPGEVRRRAKAINFGIIYGISAFGLANQLGIPREEAGAYIKKYFERFPGIRAYMDATRDFCREHGYVETLFGRKCHYPDIKASNASIRAFNERAAINARLQGTAADIIRRAMVRMEDALAEKKLSAQMLLQVHDELIFEVPDDEVAATLPVVQHVMQDAPFPAVILHVPLQVDARAANNWDEAH from the coding sequence ATGCCCGCCGCCGCTCAACCGCCTGCCGACAATCCTGCCGAGAACCCCGCCAAGATTCCCGGCAAGATTCCCGGAAAGGGCGACCACGTCTTTCTGGTCGACGGCTCGTCCTATATTTTCCGCGCCTATCACGCGCTGCCGCCCTTAAACCGCAAATCCGACGGCTTGCAGGTCAACGCCGTGCTCGGCTTTTGCAACATGCTGTGGAAGCTGCTGCGCGACATGCCGCCGGACGACCGGCCGACCCATCTGGCGATCATCTTCGACAAGTCCGAGGTCACCTTCCGCAACAAGCTGTACCCGCAATACAAGGCGCATCGGCCGCCGGCGCCGGAGGATCTGATTCCGCAATTCGCCCTGATTCGCGAGGCGGTGCGCGCTTTCGACCTGCCCTGCATCGAACAGGGCGGCTTCGAGGCCGACGATCTGATCGCGACCTATGTGCGCGATGCCTGCGCGCGCGGCGCCACCGCCACCATCGTGTCGTCCGACAAGGATCTGATGCAGCTCGTCACCGATTGCGTCACCATGTACGACACCATGAAGGACCGCCGCATCGGCATCGCCGAGGTGATCGAGAAATTCGGCGTGCCGCCCGACAAGGTGGTCGAGGTCCAGGCGCTGATCGGCGATTCGGTCGACAACGTCCCGGGCGTTCCCGGCGTCGGCCCGAAGGCCGCCAGCACGCTGATCGGCGAATTGGGGTCGCTCGACCGGATTCTCTCGGCCGAAGGCGAGCCAGAGAAGATCGAGGACGAACTCAAGGCAAGCCTGACCAGCCTGGAAGACCGGATCGCGGCGCTGGCCGGCGAGAAGGTCAAGCCGAGCTCCGCCGCCCAGGTCGGAAAGATCCTGGAGCAGAAATTCGGCCAGACCGATCTGGCCAGGGACAAGAAGGGAAATGCCACCGCCGATACCGAAACCATCGAGCGGCTCGCCAATGGCGGCAACGAGTTTTGCGCGCTGATCCTGCGCGCCCGCAATCTGTCGCGGGTGATCGGCGGAACCGTCGCCAAGATCGTCGCCAACAAGGATCTGGCGGCGATGTCGCGGCAGCTGGTGCTGCTGGACGACAAGGTCGCGCTCGACGTGCCGCTGGATGACTTGGCGGTGCACGAGCCGGATGCGCGAAAACTGATCGCGTTCCTGAAGGCGATGGAATTTTCGACGCTGACCCGACGGGTCGCCGAATATTCCCAGATCGATCCGTCGGATGTGACAGCCGATGCGACGACCAGCAGCGGCGGCGACCTTTCTTCTCCCTCCCCCCTTGCGGGGGAGGGCCGGGGTGGGGGGTCTCAGCAACGCAGCGACTCGGAGTTACCCCCCTCCCCAACCCTCCCCCGCAAGGGGGGAGGGAGCGCGCAAACGTCGCCGCACGCCGAACTCACCCCTCAGGCGCTCGCCGCGGCGCGGGCGGAGGAGGCACGCCAGACGCCGGTCGACCGCAGCAAGTACCAGGTCGTCCGCACGCGCGACGAATTGAACGGCTGGATCGGGCGGATCCACGACACCGGCCATTTTGCCTTCGAGGCCAAGGCCTCGTCGATCGATCCGATGCAGGCCGATCTGGTCGGGCTGGCGCTGGCGCTTGGGCCCAATGAGGCCTGTTACCTCCCGCTCGGGCACCGGCAATCCGGCGACGGCTCCGGCCTGTTCGCCGCCGGCCTGGCGCCCGACCAGATCAGGGCCAGCGATGCGCTCGAGGCGCTGAAGCCGCTATTGCAATCGCCCGGCCTGTTGAAGATCGGCTTCAACATCAAATTCAGCGCGGTGCTGCTGGCGCAACACGGCATTTCGATCGAGAATGCCGACGACATCCAGCTGATGTCCTATGCGCTCGACGCCGGACGAAACAGCCACGGGCTGGAGCAGCTGGCGGAAAGCCGGCTCGGCCACAAGATGCTGAGCTTTGCCGAGGTGATCGGCAGCGGCAAGGCCAAGGTCGGCTACGACCAGGTCACGATCGAGCGCGCCACCGAATATGCCGGCGAAACCGCCGATGTGCTGCTGCGGCTGTGGCGCGCCTTGAAGCCGCGCCTGCCCGCCGAACGCATGACCACGGTCTACGAGACGCTGGAGCGGCCGTTGATCGGCGTGTTGGCGCGGATGGAGCGGCGCGGCATTTCGATCGACCGCGCGGTGCTGGCGAAGCTGTCGGCCGATTTCGCCCAGACGGCGGCGCGCATCGAAGCCGAGATCCGCGAGATCGCCGGCGAGGACATCAATATCGGCAGCCCGAAGCAACTCGGCGACATCCTGTTCGGCAAGATGGGCCTGCCGGGCGGCAGCAAGACCAAGACCGGTGCCTGGTCGACCTCGGCGCAGGTGCTGGACGAACTGGCCGAACAGGGCCACGACTTTCCGCGAAAAATTCTCGACTGGCGGCAGGTCTCGAAGCTGCGCTCGACCTATACGGACGCGCTGCCGAATTACGTGCATCCGCAGACCCAGCGGGTCCACACCACCTATGCGCTGGCCGCCACCACCACCGGTCGGCTGTCTTCGAACGAGCCCAATCTGCAGAACATCCCGGTGCGCACCGAGGACGGCCGCAAGATCCGCCGCGCCTTCGTGGCCACGCCCGGCCACAAGCTGGTGTCGGCGGATTATTCGCAGATCGAATTGCGATTGCTGTCCGAAGTCGCCGAGGTCCCGGCGCTGCGCACCGCGTTTCAGGAGGGCATCGACATTCACGCCATGACGGCGTCGGAAATGTTCGGCGTGCCGGTCAAGGACATGCCGGGCGAAGTCCGCCGCCGCGCCAAGGCGATCAATTTCGGCATCATCTACGGCATCTCGGCGTTCGGGCTGGCCAACCAGCTCGGGATTCCGCGCGAGGAGGCCGGCGCCTATATCAAGAAGTATTTCGAGCGCTTCCCCGGCATCCGCGCCTATATGGATGCGACCCGGGATTTCTGCCGCGAACACGGCTATGTCGAAACCCTGTTCGGCCGCAAATGCCACTACCCGGACATCAAGGCTTCCAACGCCTCGATCCGCGCCTTCAACGAACGCGCCGCCATCAACGCAAGGCTACAGGGCACCGCCGCCGACATCATCCGCCGCGCCATGGTGCGGATGGAGGACGCCTTGGCCGAGAAGAAGCTCTCGGCGCAGATGCTGCTGCAGGTCCACGACGAATTGATCTTCGAAGTCCCCGACGACGAGGTCGCCGCCACGCTGCCGGTGGTCCAGCACGTGATGCAGGACGCCCCGTTCCCGGCGGTGATTCTGCACGTGCCGCTGCAAGTGGATGCAAGGGCGGCGAATAATTGGGACGAGGCGCATTGA
- a CDS encoding LysE family translocator: MPHLASLLGFAAVALTMALSPGPNMIYLVSRSISQGPLAALISLGGVALGFLIYMLSAAFGITALLFAVPYAYDALRLAGAAYLVWLAWQAVRRRGRSPFQARQLAIDSPKKLFAMGLMTNLLNPKVAMLYLALLPQFIDPAAGSVMLQSVLLGSVQIVIGVSVNAAVALAAGSISLFLGTRPLWLLVQRWLMGTVLAGLAMRMALESRRA; encoded by the coding sequence ATGCCCCACCTCGCCTCCTTGCTCGGCTTCGCCGCCGTCGCTCTGACCATGGCGCTGTCGCCCGGGCCGAACATGATCTATCTGGTCTCGCGCTCGATCTCGCAGGGGCCGCTCGCGGCACTGATCTCGCTTGGCGGCGTCGCGCTGGGCTTTTTGATCTACATGCTCAGCGCAGCCTTCGGCATTACGGCGTTGCTGTTCGCGGTGCCCTATGCGTATGACGCGCTGCGGCTCGCCGGCGCGGCCTATCTGGTGTGGCTGGCGTGGCAGGCGGTGCGGCGCCGCGGTCGCTCGCCATTTCAGGCCCGCCAGCTCGCCATCGACAGTCCGAAAAAGCTGTTCGCGATGGGGCTGATGACCAACCTGCTGAACCCCAAGGTCGCGATGCTGTATCTGGCGTTGCTGCCGCAATTCATCGATCCGGCCGCCGGCAGCGTGATGCTGCAATCGGTGCTGCTGGGCTCTGTCCAGATCGTGATCGGCGTCAGCGTCAATGCGGCCGTGGCGCTGGCCGCGGGTTCGATCTCGCTGTTTCTCGGCACGCGGCCACTCTGGCTGCTGGTCCAGCGCTGGCTGATGGGGACCGTCCTGGCGGGGCTGGCAATGCGGATGGCGCTGGAATCGCGGCGCGCTTGA
- a CDS encoding glutathione S-transferase family protein has product MIDLYSWNTPNGRKISVALEEMGLPYRVVPVNITQGEQREPKFLAISPNNKIPAIVDSDGPDGSQVSVFESGAILLYLGEKTGKFLPAPLIERIPVLEWLMWQMGGFGPMPGQVHHFIALENEAERAYGLKRFSDETRRLYGVLDRRLADHEFVAGALSIADFAILGWAWRHERHKVPLADFPNVARWYDALMARPGVKRGFDVRLD; this is encoded by the coding sequence ATGATCGATCTTTACAGCTGGAACACGCCGAATGGCCGCAAAATCAGCGTCGCGCTGGAGGAGATGGGGCTGCCCTACAGGGTCGTTCCGGTAAACATCACCCAGGGCGAGCAGCGCGAGCCCAAATTCCTGGCGATCAGCCCGAACAACAAGATCCCGGCGATCGTCGATTCCGACGGTCCGGACGGGAGCCAGGTCAGCGTGTTCGAATCCGGCGCCATCCTGCTCTATCTCGGCGAAAAGACCGGCAAATTCCTGCCGGCGCCGCTGATCGAGCGGATTCCGGTGCTGGAATGGCTGATGTGGCAGATGGGCGGCTTCGGCCCGATGCCCGGCCAGGTGCATCATTTCATCGCGCTGGAGAACGAGGCCGAGCGCGCCTACGGGTTGAAGCGTTTTTCGGACGAGACGCGCCGGCTCTATGGCGTGCTGGATCGCCGGCTGGCCGACCACGAATTCGTCGCCGGCGCGCTCTCGATCGCCGATTTCGCCATTCTCGGCTGGGCCTGGCGGCACGAGCGTCACAAGGTGCCGCTTGCCGATTTTCCCAACGTCGCCCGCTGGTACGACGCGCTGATGGCCCGCCCCGGCGTCAAGCGCGGCTTCGACGTCAGACTGGACTGA
- the pyrE gene encoding orotate phosphoribosyltransferase — MSKSASRARLADIIRARSFGRGEITLASGRKSDFYFNLKPTMLDPEGATLLAELTFEALRDDMPDYVGGLEMGAVPLAGAIAQLSWLKNHPIAAFFVRKKPKEHGARLAIEGLAKGETLQGKRVVIVEDVTTTGGSAIKAVESVRETGAEIAMVLTMIDREEGAAANFAAAGLQFRALYTASEFLKG, encoded by the coding sequence GTGTCCAAATCCGCCTCCCGCGCCCGCCTTGCCGATATCATCCGTGCCCGCTCGTTCGGGCGCGGCGAGATCACGCTGGCCTCGGGCCGCAAGAGCGACTTCTATTTCAACCTCAAGCCGACCATGCTCGACCCCGAAGGGGCGACGCTGCTGGCAGAGCTGACCTTCGAGGCGCTGCGCGACGACATGCCGGATTATGTCGGCGGGCTGGAAATGGGCGCGGTGCCGCTGGCCGGCGCGATCGCGCAATTGTCCTGGCTGAAAAACCATCCGATCGCGGCGTTCTTCGTGCGCAAGAAGCCGAAGGAACACGGCGCCCGGCTGGCGATCGAGGGGCTGGCCAAGGGCGAGACGCTGCAGGGCAAGCGCGTGGTGATCGTCGAGGACGTCACCACCACCGGCGGCTCCGCCATCAAGGCGGTGGAATCGGTGCGCGAGACCGGCGCCGAAATCGCGATGGTGCTGACCATGATCGACCGCGAGGAAGGCGCCGCCGCCAATTTCGCCGCGGCCGGACTACAGTTCCGCGCGCTGTATACGGCGAGCGAATTCCTCAAGGGCTGA
- a CDS encoding DUF2865 domain-containing protein: protein MRHMSGITRLRRGIALFAAIAIVAPMALAPRTAAAENFFEALFGLNQPPQQQRQTPQGNFFADPFGLNQQAAPPPAPRQAASGGGPAFCVRSCDGRYFPLQARGGMTPAQMCQAFCPAGNARVFFGSSIAGARASNGERYADSENAFAYRKALKADCTCNGRDPAGLASIDLARDTSLRRGDVVATADGLVAYSGVRLGADQTPEFTPVASYPGLTAELRARLGEMKVAPVNADLSAEEARLPGAGRDVSLPITSLAKPMPTGKRADIY from the coding sequence TTGCGTCATATGTCCGGCATTACGCGCCTGCGGCGCGGCATCGCGCTGTTCGCCGCCATCGCCATCGTGGCCCCGATGGCGCTGGCGCCACGGACCGCCGCCGCCGAGAATTTCTTCGAGGCGCTGTTCGGCCTGAACCAGCCGCCACAGCAGCAACGACAGACACCGCAGGGCAATTTCTTCGCCGATCCGTTCGGCCTCAACCAGCAGGCCGCGCCGCCGCCGGCGCCGCGTCAGGCCGCCTCCGGCGGCGGCCCGGCATTCTGCGTGCGCAGCTGCGACGGCAGATATTTCCCCTTGCAGGCGCGTGGCGGCATGACGCCGGCGCAGATGTGCCAGGCATTCTGCCCGGCCGGCAATGCGCGGGTGTTTTTCGGCAGCAGCATCGCGGGCGCGCGCGCCAGCAATGGCGAGCGCTATGCCGACAGCGAGAATGCCTTCGCCTATCGCAAGGCGCTGAAGGCCGATTGCACCTGCAACGGCCGCGACCCGGCGGGGCTGGCGTCGATCGACCTCGCGCGCGACACCTCGTTGCGACGCGGCGACGTGGTGGCGACCGCCGACGGCCTGGTGGCCTATTCGGGCGTCCGGCTCGGCGCCGACCAGACCCCGGAATTCACCCCGGTCGCGTCCTATCCCGGGCTGACCGCGGAATTGCGGGCCCGGCTCGGCGAAATGAAGGTGGCCCCGGTCAACGCCGACCTATCCGCCGAGGAGGCCCGATTGCCGGGGGCCGGCCGCGACGTGTCGCTGCCGATCACCTCGCTGGCAAAGCCGATGCCGACCGGCAAACGCGCCGACATTTACTGA
- a CDS encoding Lpg1974 family pore-forming outer membrane protein: MTKTVVSVLAIAGVVAMAGSAARADSSEQVMARLAALEKENAAIRKENAALRANKALRAQNATLKSSGAHPAAADAGSVGKRDPFAAYAADLPAAYKARPVDRNGQFRVWGEGGAIWSGGGAPASTYDLAAANPAIFQPNAGSFDLLPKVGWQAAAGFDYRFAESPWHVSGQFRYWQNGRASGNAVAGGAIEAQLLAPAFGPGTTGSSYGSINTDYQESQWLADAAIGRDVLGSGASAMQLKAGLRVAEVVGKTSSLSNSGFNFNFGAPLPLGAGFPPFGSAGSSTSIATQTRSSFLGAGPRIGVEGSVPLAGSWAFDYAGDAAVLFGYQRLTSTATSNTVLTPAILGLLGGAGSSVTFTTDQHFATVFNADLQVGVSYWMTPNVKLSASYRLDAYFNVLNQTFGTASRVAIDRYVHGPQLGISATF; encoded by the coding sequence ATGACGAAGACAGTGGTTTCGGTCCTGGCCATCGCCGGCGTCGTGGCGATGGCGGGAAGCGCCGCACGCGCCGATTCGAGCGAGCAGGTGATGGCGCGCCTCGCCGCCCTGGAAAAAGAAAATGCGGCGATCCGAAAAGAGAACGCCGCCTTGCGCGCGAATAAAGCGCTGCGCGCCCAGAATGCGACGCTGAAATCGTCGGGCGCTCACCCGGCCGCGGCCGACGCCGGATCCGTCGGCAAGCGCGACCCCTTCGCCGCCTATGCGGCGGACCTGCCGGCCGCCTATAAGGCGCGGCCTGTGGACCGCAACGGTCAGTTTCGTGTTTGGGGCGAAGGTGGCGCGATCTGGAGCGGCGGCGGTGCGCCGGCTTCGACCTATGATTTAGCAGCCGCGAACCCTGCGATTTTTCAGCCCAATGCGGGATCGTTCGATCTCTTGCCCAAAGTCGGCTGGCAGGCCGCTGCGGGATTCGACTATCGCTTTGCGGAATCGCCGTGGCATGTCAGCGGCCAGTTCCGCTATTGGCAGAATGGCCGGGCGTCGGGAAACGCCGTCGCCGGCGGTGCGATCGAGGCGCAGCTGTTAGCCCCGGCCTTTGGTCCAGGCACAACAGGGAGCTCTTACGGGAGCATTAATACCGACTATCAAGAAAGCCAATGGCTGGCCGATGCCGCGATTGGCCGCGACGTGCTCGGCAGCGGCGCCAGCGCGATGCAGCTCAAGGCGGGCCTGCGCGTAGCCGAGGTCGTCGGCAAAACCAGCTCGCTGAGCAATAGCGGTTTCAATTTCAATTTCGGCGCCCCGTTGCCGCTCGGCGCTGGCTTCCCGCCCTTTGGTTCAGCCGGGTCATCGACGTCGATCGCAACTCAGACGCGTAGCTCATTCCTGGGCGCCGGTCCGCGGATCGGCGTCGAGGGCTCGGTGCCGCTCGCCGGCAGCTGGGCTTTCGATTATGCCGGAGATGCCGCCGTGCTGTTCGGTTACCAGCGGCTCACCAGCACCGCCACCTCCAACACGGTGTTGACGCCCGCAATTCTCGGATTGCTGGGAGGAGCGGGCAGTTCCGTCACCTTCACCACCGACCAGCATTTCGCCACGGTGTTCAACGCGGATCTGCAGGTCGGCGTGTCGTATTGGATGACGCCGAACGTCAAACTCAGCGCCAGCTATCGGCTTGATGCCTATTTCAACGTGCTGAACCAGACCTTCGGCACCGCCTCGAGGGTGGCGATCGATCGCTACGTTCATGGCCCGCAACTGGGCATCAGCGCGACGTTCTGA
- a CDS encoding helix-turn-helix transcriptional regulator, whose product MASISSEILAGIVGDFYEAAYDESRWQHAVEGLRQVWDGATICFALQNIKTHSGTAVHTGGVDESYHRSYFEEYARHNLIEHALVPAPPGTIFTNWNPVPNDVWFESRFWNEWMAPQDLHYLLGSKIQLFGDVMGTLQIQRGRQRSDFDAGDVAVLRQLIPAMTRAAYLGHRIGTLRLEAEAATTAVAAQDIATIVVGVDGRILHINAAAETYLMRQDCRLARTNGLLSARDPAMSVTLRRLIVDACRLDGGTPGRGGDLLLRPAAGDPAASIALSVGPLANGGGFGVAPGRHAVILLRELPLAVPEGFEDHLRNLFDLTPSEARLAALLTGGIALKLAAERQGIRFSTARSYLESIFRKTRTNQQSQLVALLKSAQPLLRRS is encoded by the coding sequence ATGGCGAGTATCAGTTCAGAAATTCTTGCCGGCATCGTCGGCGATTTCTACGAAGCCGCCTATGATGAAAGCCGCTGGCAGCACGCCGTCGAGGGGCTGCGCCAGGTCTGGGATGGCGCGACGATCTGTTTCGCGCTTCAGAACATCAAGACTCACAGCGGAACCGCGGTTCACACCGGCGGCGTCGATGAATCCTATCACCGCAGCTATTTCGAGGAATATGCACGCCATAATCTGATCGAGCACGCGCTGGTTCCCGCTCCACCCGGGACGATCTTCACCAACTGGAATCCGGTACCAAACGACGTCTGGTTCGAGAGCCGGTTCTGGAACGAGTGGATGGCGCCGCAGGATCTGCATTATTTGCTCGGTTCCAAGATCCAGCTGTTCGGCGACGTGATGGGGACGCTGCAAATCCAGCGCGGCCGCCAGCGCTCCGATTTCGATGCCGGTGACGTCGCTGTGCTGCGGCAACTGATTCCCGCGATGACGCGCGCCGCCTATCTGGGGCATCGGATCGGAACATTGCGGCTCGAGGCCGAGGCGGCCACAACGGCTGTCGCGGCGCAGGACATCGCGACGATCGTGGTGGGCGTCGACGGTCGCATCCTTCATATCAACGCCGCCGCCGAAACCTATCTGATGCGCCAGGACTGCCGGCTGGCGAGGACGAACGGCCTGTTGTCGGCGCGCGATCCGGCCATGTCCGTCACGCTGCGTCGGCTGATTGTCGACGCCTGTCGGCTGGACGGGGGCACGCCGGGGCGCGGCGGCGATCTGCTGCTGCGCCCTGCGGCGGGAGATCCGGCGGCGTCGATCGCGTTGTCGGTGGGGCCGCTCGCCAATGGCGGCGGCTTCGGCGTTGCGCCGGGCCGTCATGCGGTGATCCTGCTGCGGGAACTGCCGTTGGCCGTTCCGGAGGGCTTTGAGGATCACCTGCGCAATCTGTTCGATCTCACGCCGTCCGAAGCCCGGCTCGCCGCTCTGCTGACGGGCGGCATCGCGCTGAAGCTCGCCGCCGAGCGCCAGGGCATCCGCTTCTCTACGGCACGCTCATATCTCGAAAGCATATTCCGCAAGACCCGCACCAATCAGCAGAGTCAGCTGGTGGCCTTGCTCAAGAGTGCGCAACCTTTGCTCCGCCGCAGCTGA